The following are from one region of the Hymenobacter radiodurans genome:
- a CDS encoding isoaspartyl peptidase/L-asparaginase family protein, whose amino-acid sequence MESTFALAIHGGAGTISRDQMTPEKEQAYHAALRQVLEVGHEVLRQGGAALDAVEAAVRVLEDSPLFNAGRGAVFTHDGRHEMDAAIMDGRDRSAGAVAGVRNLQNPISAARMIMEKSDHVLLAWPGAEEFAREHNLPTQPDEYFFTQHRHDQLQEALESGGIHLDHSESKKAPQKKMGTVGAVARDRHGNLAAATSTGGMTNKRYSRIGDSPIIGAGTFADNTTCAISCTGSGEYFMRAVAAYDVACLMEYRGLSLAEACRIVVHDKLAPVGGEGGLIAVDGAGNLALPFNSSGMYRGTFTSESPLFTAIYEDK is encoded by the coding sequence ATGGAATCTACCTTTGCACTGGCCATTCACGGCGGAGCCGGCACCATCTCCCGCGACCAAATGACACCCGAAAAAGAGCAGGCTTATCATGCCGCGCTCCGGCAGGTGCTCGAAGTGGGCCACGAGGTGCTGCGCCAGGGCGGCGCTGCTCTCGATGCAGTAGAAGCGGCTGTGCGCGTGCTCGAAGATTCGCCATTATTTAATGCCGGCCGGGGAGCCGTGTTCACCCATGATGGGCGCCACGAGATGGATGCCGCTATCATGGACGGGCGCGACCGAAGCGCGGGAGCCGTGGCGGGCGTGCGCAATCTGCAAAACCCGATCAGCGCCGCGCGCATGATTATGGAAAAGTCGGACCACGTGTTGCTGGCCTGGCCGGGGGCGGAGGAGTTTGCCCGCGAGCATAACCTGCCCACCCAGCCCGACGAGTACTTTTTTACCCAGCACCGCCACGACCAGTTGCAGGAAGCATTGGAGTCGGGAGGAATTCATCTGGACCACAGCGAGTCAAAAAAAGCCCCCCAGAAAAAAATGGGAACTGTGGGTGCCGTTGCCCGTGACCGGCATGGCAACCTAGCGGCCGCCACCAGCACCGGCGGCATGACCAACAAGCGCTACTCCCGCATCGGCGACTCACCCATTATTGGGGCCGGTACTTTTGCGGATAATACAACCTGCGCTATTTCCTGCACGGGCTCGGGCGAATATTTTATGCGCGCCGTGGCCGCCTACGATGTAGCCTGCCTCATGGAATACCGCGGCCTAAGCTTAGCCGAAGCCTGCCGCATTGTAGTGCATGATAAGCTGGCGCCGGTAGGTGGCGAAGGTGGCTTGATTGCGGTGGATGGCGCCGGCAATCTAGCGCTGCCCTTCAATTCGAGTGGCATGTACCGTGGCACCTTTACTTCAGAAAGCCCGCTTTTCACCGCCATTTATGAGGACAAATAG
- a CDS encoding L,D-transpeptidase family protein → MKSLLRFSFLSTFMVWLLGLTVLATSSSCSQDQKDQIKEALPGALTKAGGPQPKLDSTYVIRQMSAEPAFKEHIEWGKKFYKERDYRLGWFRNHELVPQAKTMLGVLEKAADEGLDPKDYKIKDFDKLFADLEAVQSDSTKRNALEKEIDVALSSTYFNWASDFYRGTVSPREVKNIDWRVKRNKIKLHKALMTILQERESTYPYYEFEPLHPEYNALKKALADYRALQRNGGWPTIPAGTKLKPGSSSPAVAQLRQRLLGGKSEPTATPVQPVNNNGPAATSTTNTSPAAVYEGELVEAVKAFQTQNGLKPDGVVGGETLRLLNVPLADRIDQIMLNMERWRWIPKRFEPDYLLVNIPDYKLHVIEDNKEVFNMRVIVGKALNATPVFSDKLEYVVLSPYWNVPMSIIQKELAPKLANDPSYLDHLDMEVVKGYGAKAVPVDPSSIDWTNVNEKTFKYTLRRRPGPKNDLGEVKFIFPNSDDIYLHDTPNDELFNQTKRGFSHGCVRVEEPIKLAEYLLRNKPGWSRETIVDTIQARREKYITLNEKLPVYLVYFTAWVAEDGGVHFRDDIYGHDKVLAQQYFN, encoded by the coding sequence ATGAAATCTCTCCTTCGCTTTTCTTTTCTCTCCACCTTCATGGTTTGGCTGCTGGGCCTTACGGTGCTCGCCACGTCTTCCTCATGCAGCCAAGATCAGAAGGATCAGATTAAGGAGGCGCTCCCCGGTGCCCTTACCAAAGCAGGCGGCCCGCAGCCTAAGCTCGATAGCACTTACGTGATTCGACAGATGAGCGCCGAGCCCGCTTTCAAGGAGCATATCGAGTGGGGTAAAAAGTTTTACAAGGAGCGGGACTACCGCTTAGGGTGGTTCCGCAACCACGAGTTGGTGCCGCAGGCCAAAACAATGCTTGGGGTGCTTGAAAAAGCCGCCGACGAGGGTTTAGATCCTAAAGACTACAAAATCAAGGATTTTGATAAGCTCTTCGCTGATTTGGAGGCGGTGCAATCAGATTCGACCAAGCGCAATGCCTTGGAAAAGGAAATTGATGTGGCCTTATCAAGCACGTATTTCAACTGGGCCTCCGATTTTTATCGGGGAACGGTAAGTCCACGCGAAGTCAAGAACATTGATTGGCGGGTAAAGCGCAACAAGATCAAGCTGCACAAGGCCCTGATGACGATTCTTCAGGAGCGTGAGAGTACCTATCCTTACTACGAATTCGAGCCGCTGCACCCGGAATACAATGCTTTGAAAAAGGCGTTGGCTGACTACCGGGCGTTGCAGCGCAATGGTGGCTGGCCAACTATTCCGGCCGGCACTAAGCTAAAACCAGGAAGCTCATCGCCGGCCGTTGCGCAGTTGCGGCAGCGTCTGCTGGGGGGCAAATCTGAGCCCACGGCTACCCCAGTGCAGCCCGTAAATAACAACGGCCCTGCTGCCACATCAACCACAAACACGAGTCCGGCCGCAGTCTATGAAGGCGAGTTGGTGGAGGCTGTGAAGGCCTTTCAAACGCAAAATGGTCTCAAGCCCGACGGTGTGGTTGGAGGCGAAACCTTGCGTCTGCTCAACGTGCCGCTGGCCGATCGTATCGATCAGATCATGCTAAACATGGAGCGCTGGCGCTGGATTCCGAAGAGATTTGAGCCAGATTATTTACTGGTTAATATTCCCGATTACAAGCTCCACGTGATTGAGGACAACAAGGAAGTGTTCAATATGCGGGTGATCGTAGGCAAGGCGTTAAACGCCACACCGGTGTTCAGCGATAAGCTGGAATACGTGGTGTTGTCGCCCTACTGGAACGTGCCGATGAGCATCATCCAAAAAGAATTGGCTCCCAAACTGGCCAACGATCCGAGCTACTTGGACCACCTGGATATGGAAGTGGTGAAGGGATACGGCGCCAAAGCGGTGCCCGTAGATCCAAGCTCTATTGACTGGACGAACGTAAACGAGAAGACATTTAAGTACACGCTACGCCGTCGTCCGGGTCCCAAAAACGACTTGGGTGAGGTCAAATTTATCTTCCCTAACTCCGACGATATCTACCTCCACGATACGCCCAACGACGAGCTGTTTAACCAAACCAAGCGCGGCTTCAGTCACGGTTGTGTGCGGGTAGAGGAGCCCATTAAGCTGGCCGAATACCTGCTCCGCAACAAGCCCGGCTGGAGCCGGGAAACCATTGTAGATACCATTCAGGCTCGCAGAGAGAAATACATAACACTGAATGAAAAGCTGCCCGTGTATCTGGTATACTTCACAGCATGGGTAGCCGAAGATGGAGGTGTTCATTTCCGCGACGACATCTACGGCCACGATAAGGTGCTAGCTCAGCAGTACTTCAACTAA
- a CDS encoding M1 family metallopeptidase produces the protein MPTSSAPTSFSTSDPHSYARPAEARVHYLALELSVDFTAQILVGQATWQFSNPSGATDIYLDARDLQIESVWLDGPDGAATTYELGAPDAVLGQALRVAIMPTTTAITIRYQTSPEAAALQWLPPAQTAGREQPFLFTQSQAILARTWLPCQDSPGVRFTYDAWVRVPTHLLALMSAENPQAKDPQGEYHFRMTQPIPAYLMALAVGDLSYAPISARTGIYAEPVTLPAAASEFRDLEKMVAAAEGLYGPYRWEQYDLLVLPPSFPFGGMENPRLTFVTPTVITGDRSLTSLIAHELAHSWSGNLVTNATWNDFWLNEGFTVYFERRIMEKLYGPTYADMLQVLGNSSLLHTIEEIGPQSPDTHLYLNLAGRDPDDGLNDIAYEKGDYLLLTLESLIGRPRLDAFIKEYFAQHSFQSMDTASFVAYLRNELLDREPGLEEKLQLNAWINGPGIPSVAPAVTSERFAAVDAARRQWQRGTSAADLVVSEWSTHEWVHFVQGLPADLTGGQIAELDAAFQLTKSGNAEILAAWLPVALAAGHLPAEEATQRFLLRVGRRKFLTPLYKALLTLPDGKARAQAIYARARPTYHAVATSTFDALLGRPS, from the coding sequence ATGCCTACTTCCTCTGCTCCTACCTCCTTCTCAACCTCTGATCCTCACAGCTACGCCCGCCCTGCCGAAGCCCGGGTTCATTACCTGGCCCTTGAGTTAAGCGTAGACTTTACTGCGCAGATACTCGTGGGTCAGGCTACCTGGCAGTTTAGCAACCCCAGCGGTGCCACCGATATTTATCTGGATGCGCGCGACCTTCAAATAGAGTCTGTATGGCTCGATGGCCCGGATGGTGCTGCTACCACGTACGAACTGGGAGCCCCCGACGCGGTGCTTGGGCAGGCGCTCCGCGTAGCCATCATGCCGACGACTACGGCCATCACTATCCGATATCAGACCTCGCCCGAAGCTGCCGCTTTGCAATGGCTGCCGCCTGCTCAAACGGCGGGTCGGGAGCAGCCATTTCTGTTTACTCAGTCGCAGGCAATTCTGGCGCGCACTTGGCTCCCCTGCCAGGACTCGCCTGGTGTGCGCTTCACCTATGATGCGTGGGTGCGAGTGCCGACCCATCTACTGGCATTGATGAGCGCGGAGAATCCACAGGCGAAAGACCCGCAGGGCGAGTACCACTTTCGCATGACGCAGCCCATTCCCGCTTACCTAATGGCCTTGGCCGTAGGCGACCTGAGCTACGCGCCCATCAGTGCTCGCACTGGCATTTATGCCGAGCCTGTCACCTTGCCGGCAGCTGCCTCGGAATTCCGAGACCTAGAAAAAATGGTGGCTGCGGCTGAAGGCCTATATGGTCCCTATCGTTGGGAGCAATACGATTTGTTGGTTTTGCCCCCCAGCTTTCCATTTGGTGGAATGGAAAACCCGAGATTAACATTTGTAACACCTACTGTTATCACTGGGGATCGTAGTCTGACCAGCTTAATAGCACACGAGCTTGCGCATTCGTGGTCGGGCAACTTGGTTACAAATGCAACCTGGAATGATTTCTGGCTGAATGAAGGCTTTACGGTCTATTTTGAGCGCCGGATTATGGAGAAGCTATATGGCCCCACTTACGCCGACATGCTTCAGGTATTAGGCAATAGCTCGTTGCTTCATACCATAGAGGAAATTGGTCCCCAGAGTCCCGATACCCACCTCTATCTCAACCTTGCCGGCCGCGACCCGGATGATGGCCTCAATGATATAGCATATGAAAAAGGCGACTATCTACTCCTCACGCTAGAGAGCCTGATAGGTCGCCCCCGCCTCGATGCCTTTATTAAGGAGTACTTCGCGCAGCACAGTTTTCAGAGTATGGATACGGCTTCCTTCGTCGCCTACCTCCGCAACGAACTGCTGGATCGGGAGCCCGGCCTTGAAGAAAAGCTGCAGTTGAATGCCTGGATAAATGGACCTGGCATACCGAGCGTGGCCCCAGCCGTCACCTCGGAGCGCTTCGCGGCCGTTGATGCCGCGCGGCGCCAATGGCAACGAGGTACTTCGGCTGCCGACCTGGTAGTGTCGGAGTGGAGCACGCATGAGTGGGTACATTTTGTACAAGGCTTACCCGCCGATTTAACCGGGGGGCAAATTGCAGAATTAGATGCCGCCTTCCAGCTGACCAAATCCGGCAATGCCGAGATTCTGGCTGCTTGGCTCCCGGTTGCCTTAGCAGCCGGCCATCTGCCGGCCGAAGAAGCAACCCAACGCTTTTTGTTGCGGGTGGGCCGTCGCAAGTTTTTGACGCCTCTTTATAAAGCGCTCCTCACCCTCCCCGATGGGAAGGCCCGTGCCCAAGCCATCTACGCCCGCGCTCGGCCCACTTATCACGCCGTTGCTACCAGTACTTTTGATGCATTGCTGGGCCGCCCATCATAA
- a CDS encoding DUF3127 domain-containing protein: MAYDATGRLHEIFDEQQVSEKFRKREFVLEVQEGQYPEHIKFQLVQDKTALIDPFKIGDEVKVTFNLRGRGFNKNGQMLYFTNLEAWRIEAGAGGGAPAAGGNYGNQQQAAPRAAAPAQNQNPNLRAQPAAPIAGDDDNDLPF; the protein is encoded by the coding sequence ATGGCTTACGACGCTACCGGCCGCCTGCACGAGATTTTCGACGAACAGCAGGTGAGTGAAAAATTCCGCAAGCGCGAGTTCGTGCTGGAAGTTCAGGAGGGCCAGTACCCCGAGCATATCAAGTTCCAATTGGTGCAGGACAAGACAGCCCTAATAGATCCTTTCAAAATCGGCGACGAGGTAAAAGTGACGTTTAATCTGCGTGGCCGCGGCTTCAACAAAAACGGTCAGATGCTGTACTTCACCAACCTAGAAGCTTGGCGCATCGAAGCCGGTGCTGGTGGCGGTGCTCCCGCTGCTGGCGGCAACTATGGCAATCAGCAGCAAGCGGCTCCCCGCGCTGCAGCTCCCGCTCAGAACCAAAATCCGAACCTTCGTGCTCAGCCCGCCGCCCCTATCGCCGGCGACGACGACAACGATCTTCCTTTCTAA
- a CDS encoding SDR family oxidoreductase, producing MTASSDFASSPLRGKIALVTGASGGIGLITARELARRGARVIMVCRNPERGEQARTAIRAAIGSDAQLDLLLCDLSLIANVRTLAEEVTRRFDRLDILVNNAGIFPGPLTITEEGHELSWATNHLAVFALTNLLLPQLLEAPQARILTVASEAHWLGEIELSAEARNAREKYSSFTAYCDSKLANIMFTSELAHRLDLTKVTANCLHPGMVDTGLVNPGSSTLMKAMWWTARPFMISPEKGAQTSIYLASSPEVEGVSGKYFKNRKPSRASGRSQSRPEAARLWRLSQEETGIE from the coding sequence ATGACCGCGTCCTCCGATTTTGCTTCTTCCCCCCTGCGCGGTAAAATTGCCCTCGTTACCGGCGCTTCCGGTGGCATCGGGCTCATAACTGCCCGCGAACTGGCGCGACGTGGTGCTCGCGTAATAATGGTGTGCCGCAACCCAGAGCGCGGCGAGCAGGCTCGTACCGCCATCCGCGCAGCCATCGGTTCCGACGCTCAACTCGATTTGCTGCTCTGCGACCTGTCGTTGATAGCCAATGTGCGCACCCTGGCCGAGGAAGTAACCCGGCGCTTCGATCGTCTGGATATTCTGGTGAATAACGCCGGTATATTTCCGGGCCCACTTACCATTACCGAGGAAGGCCACGAGCTGAGCTGGGCCACGAATCATCTGGCAGTGTTTGCACTCACGAATTTGCTGTTGCCGCAGCTACTGGAGGCCCCACAGGCGCGCATTCTTACGGTAGCATCCGAGGCGCACTGGCTGGGTGAGATTGAGCTCTCGGCCGAAGCCCGCAATGCCCGCGAGAAGTACAGCTCATTTACGGCTTACTGCGATTCCAAGCTGGCCAACATCATGTTCACAAGCGAGTTAGCTCATCGCCTCGACCTAACAAAAGTAACCGCTAATTGCCTTCATCCCGGCATGGTTGACACTGGCTTGGTAAATCCCGGGAGCTCTACCCTGATGAAAGCGATGTGGTGGACGGCCCGGCCGTTTATGATTAGCCCCGAAAAAGGCGCCCAAACCAGCATTTACCTAGCTTCTTCGCCTGAAGTTGAAGGTGTTAGCGGCAAGTATTTTAAAAATCGCAAACCCAGCCGTGCCTCCGGCCGCTCCCAGAGCCGCCCCGAAGCTGCCCGCCTCTGGCGCCTCTCGCAGGAGGAAACGGGTATAGAATAA
- a CDS encoding cyanophycinase, protein MENLKPLGKLIAIGGNEDKGTYPNPRTKKKYYLNFFELGILKRIVTESGKADPRIEVITTASMIPEEVARIYVASFAMLNCLNVGVFDIRVPEDTDRPEHLDRLREADIIMFSGGNQSRLTEMFGNTEFLRVLTERYHHHANFIIAGTSAGAMAMSKVMIRGGSVPDALMKGAVKIGAGLGLMPKVMIDSHFVKRGRFGRLIECVALYPKLIGIGLGEDTGILITEGNLIETIGSNLVVIMDGHNLEHNNASLAKKGAALSIENMVLHVMVKGNIYNIKERKFYPSKDILPPVASPKPEAQAL, encoded by the coding sequence TTGGAAAATCTAAAACCTCTCGGTAAACTGATTGCCATCGGTGGCAATGAAGATAAAGGGACTTACCCCAACCCGCGCACCAAGAAGAAGTATTACCTCAACTTCTTTGAGTTGGGTATTCTAAAACGGATTGTAACCGAATCAGGAAAAGCCGACCCGCGTATTGAGGTTATCACCACAGCTTCCATGATTCCGGAAGAGGTAGCACGCATTTATGTGGCGTCTTTTGCTATGCTCAACTGCCTCAACGTGGGGGTATTCGATATTCGGGTGCCCGAGGATACGGACCGCCCCGAGCACCTCGACCGCCTACGCGAGGCCGACATTATCATGTTTAGCGGAGGCAATCAATCCCGGCTTACCGAAATGTTCGGTAATACTGAGTTTCTGCGGGTTCTGACGGAGCGCTATCACCACCACGCCAATTTTATCATTGCTGGCACCAGCGCCGGGGCCATGGCGATGTCGAAGGTTATGATTCGGGGGGGCAGCGTGCCCGATGCTCTGATGAAGGGTGCCGTCAAAATTGGCGCTGGCCTGGGCTTAATGCCGAAAGTTATGATCGACTCGCACTTCGTGAAACGCGGCCGTTTCGGCCGGCTCATTGAGTGTGTAGCCCTATACCCCAAGCTAATTGGCATCGGGTTGGGTGAGGACACCGGCATACTTATCACAGAAGGCAATCTGATTGAAACCATCGGCTCCAACTTGGTTGTAATTATGGATGGACACAATTTGGAGCACAATAACGCCAGCCTGGCGAAGAAGGGCGCGGCCCTGTCCATCGAAAACATGGTGCTGCATGTGATGGTGAAAGGCAATATTTATAATATCAAGGAGCGCAAGTTCTATCCGAGCAAAGATATTTTGCCCCCCGTAGCTTCACCCAAGCCCGAGGCACAGGCTTTATAA
- a CDS encoding helix-turn-helix domain-containing protein codes for MVERIRQIIQTRQLSPTQFADALGLARPIISHVLSGRNKPSLEVVQKIIAAFPDISLPWLLSGQGPMLASVASQPASAVPAAPESAVTQASPGTTASNQRPKRTAARAVEATGTAATATPSAPAVAAATAPMAPVNAATAAESLEAPRPAPPVVAAQPTLPSSVAVAAPQNAPQAPTAPVPASPDLLSAFAEPGKTIRRIVIFYHDGTFSAYQPEMPS; via the coding sequence ATGGTTGAGCGCATTCGGCAGATAATACAGACCCGACAGTTGAGCCCGACTCAATTTGCCGATGCGTTGGGATTGGCCCGGCCGATTATCAGCCATGTGCTTAGTGGGCGTAATAAGCCGAGCCTTGAGGTTGTTCAGAAAATAATTGCAGCCTTTCCAGACATATCACTGCCGTGGCTTCTGAGTGGACAAGGCCCCATGCTGGCTTCCGTAGCTTCTCAACCTGCTTCCGCAGTTCCAGCCGCCCCAGAAAGCGCCGTAACACAAGCAAGCCCAGGGACTACGGCTTCTAATCAGCGCCCTAAACGCACGGCAGCACGTGCCGTAGAAGCTACTGGAACCGCTGCTACGGCCACCCCGTCTGCGCCGGCGGTAGCAGCCGCAACTGCCCCGATGGCTCCAGTAAACGCCGCTACTGCAGCCGAAAGTCTGGAGGCACCTCGGCCAGCTCCGCCTGTCGTAGCTGCCCAGCCTACACTTCCTTCATCAGTGGCTGTTGCTGCTCCGCAAAATGCCCCCCAGGCCCCTACTGCCCCGGTGCCTGCTTCCCCCGATTTGTTGTCTGCTTTTGCGGAGCCGGGCAAAACGATTCGTCGTATCGTGATCTTTTATCATGATGGCACCTTTTCTGCATACCAGCCGGAAATGCCCAGTTAG
- a CDS encoding AlbA family DNA-binding domain-containing protein — protein MPTLQEMIREGEGEQVEFKKKTTHPTRISRTLASLANTRGGYVLVGVDDDGQIVGVRDAAEEIHVLREAATHFVDPPILLTFKEVEEDDRTVLIVTVRESAHKPHRAQVAEDDWRGYVRVRDQSVQTSSLTEKVLEREEPTFEKIPLNKDELAVLDYLRTNPRITLAQYQKLINVGQRRAYRTLIKLVLHGYLRHHDKQKEVYYTL, from the coding sequence ATGCCTACGCTGCAGGAAATGATTCGGGAGGGTGAGGGAGAACAGGTAGAGTTCAAAAAAAAGACTACTCACCCGACACGCATTTCGCGCACCTTGGCTTCTCTGGCCAACACCCGCGGTGGGTACGTGCTGGTCGGCGTCGACGATGATGGGCAGATTGTGGGTGTGCGCGATGCGGCGGAGGAAATACATGTGCTTCGTGAGGCGGCCACTCACTTCGTAGACCCACCTATCCTACTCACGTTTAAAGAAGTAGAAGAAGACGACCGTACGGTACTGATTGTGACGGTGCGGGAAAGCGCGCATAAGCCCCACCGCGCCCAAGTAGCCGAAGACGACTGGCGCGGCTACGTGCGCGTGCGTGACCAAAGCGTGCAAACCAGCAGCCTCACCGAAAAAGTGCTGGAACGCGAAGAGCCAACTTTCGAGAAAATCCCGCTAAACAAAGATGAGCTGGCCGTGCTCGATTACCTGCGTACCAACCCGCGCATCACGTTGGCTCAATATCAAAAACTTATCAACGTGGGCCAGCGCCGGGCCTACCGCACTCTCATTAAGCTTGTACTCCACGGCTATCTGCGCCACCACGATAAGCAGAAGGAAGTGTATTATACGTTATAA
- a CDS encoding NUDIX domain-containing protein, which translates to MNIKDRKILYKGFYKLSQLTVQDGSEEYQRIRFEPGEAVAALVLDTKRQRYLLVRQFRVGAEADVLEIPAGMLDKEGESPEEALRREIKEELGYKVDHLELIIQIYPSPGPMRSA; encoded by the coding sequence ATGAACATAAAGGACCGGAAAATCCTCTATAAAGGCTTTTACAAACTTAGTCAACTCACGGTGCAGGATGGCTCCGAGGAGTACCAACGCATCCGGTTCGAGCCCGGTGAGGCCGTAGCGGCCTTGGTACTGGATACTAAGCGCCAACGCTATTTACTGGTCCGTCAGTTCCGAGTAGGAGCAGAAGCCGACGTATTAGAGATTCCGGCCGGCATGCTTGACAAGGAAGGTGAGAGTCCGGAAGAGGCGCTGCGTCGTGAGATAAAAGAAGAATTAGGGTACAAAGTTGATCATTTAGAATTAATCATCCAGATCTACCCCTCGCCGGGGCCAATGCGGAGCGCATAA
- a CDS encoding glycosyltransferase family protein: MPRILYAIQGTGNGHLSRARDIIPLLQERASHLDVLVSGPPADLALPFPVQYQFHGMGFVFGKSGGISFTKTFGQVNAPAFVREMRQLPVEQYDLVINDFEPVSAWACRLRHVPCIALSHQSAVLTKNAPRPKRPDVVGRTVLRHYAPATAHYGFHFERYDAGTHTPVIRGQVRALTPTNEEHYTVYLPAYDEATLVQRLRYLSRTTRWEVFSKHSQKEAEYGNVRVRPVSGAAFTDSLARSAGVLCGAGFETPAEALFLGKKLAVVPMKNQYEQACNAAALAKMGVPVVKGLKDKHLDSLDQWLQFGKPIPVNYPDETAAVLDKLLREHLK; encoded by the coding sequence TTGCCACGTATTCTCTACGCCATTCAAGGCACTGGCAACGGCCACCTGAGTCGGGCCCGCGATATTATTCCGCTGCTCCAAGAGCGCGCCTCCCACCTCGATGTGCTCGTGAGCGGTCCGCCCGCCGACCTGGCGTTGCCTTTTCCGGTGCAGTATCAGTTTCACGGGATGGGGTTCGTGTTTGGCAAAAGTGGCGGCATCAGCTTTACCAAAACCTTTGGACAAGTAAACGCTCCCGCGTTCGTGCGCGAAATGCGGCAGCTGCCCGTGGAGCAGTATGATCTGGTTATCAATGACTTTGAGCCCGTGTCGGCGTGGGCCTGCCGGCTGCGCCACGTGCCGTGCATCGCGCTGAGCCACCAGAGCGCGGTGCTCACCAAAAATGCCCCCCGGCCTAAGCGCCCCGACGTAGTAGGCCGCACGGTGCTGCGCCACTACGCCCCCGCTACGGCCCACTACGGCTTTCACTTTGAGCGCTACGATGCGGGCACGCACACGCCCGTTATCCGGGGGCAAGTACGTGCCTTAACACCCACCAACGAGGAGCACTACACAGTGTACCTGCCGGCCTACGACGAGGCAACGCTGGTGCAGCGCCTGCGCTACCTCAGTCGCACCACGCGCTGGGAAGTGTTCAGCAAGCATAGTCAGAAGGAGGCGGAGTATGGCAATGTGCGCGTACGCCCCGTGAGCGGCGCGGCCTTTACGGATAGCCTTGCCCGCAGCGCCGGCGTGCTGTGCGGGGCCGGCTTTGAGACGCCTGCTGAGGCTCTGTTCCTGGGTAAAAAACTGGCCGTGGTGCCCATGAAAAATCAGTATGAGCAGGCTTGCAACGCCGCTGCGCTGGCCAAAATGGGTGTGCCCGTAGTGAAAGGGCTCAAGGATAAGCACCTCGATAGCCTCGACCAATGGCTGCAGTTTGGCAAGCCCATCCCGGTAAACTACCCCGATGAAACCGCCGCCGTGCTGGACAAGCTGCTACGCGAGCACCTGAAGTAA